The Acipenser ruthenus chromosome 27, fAciRut3.2 maternal haplotype, whole genome shotgun sequence genome includes a window with the following:
- the LOC117432293 gene encoding basic helix-loop-helix ARNT-like protein 1 isoform X2 yields MADQRMDISSTMNDFMSPGPTDLISSSLSAPCMEYTRKRKGSSTDYQLDGFSFEDGMDTDKDKQLGRECPDQQGRIKNAREAHSQIEKRRRDKMNSFIDELASLVPTCNAMSRKLDKLTVLRMAVQHMKTLRGAANPYTEANYKPAFLSDDELKHLILRAADGFLFVVGCDRGKILFVSESVYKILNYSQNDLIGQSLFDYLHPKDIAKVKEQLSSSDTAPRERLIDAKTGLPVKTDIAPGPSRLCSGARRSFFCRMKCNKPSVKVEDKDFPSTCSKKKADRKSFCTIHSTGYLKSWPPTKMGLDEDNETDNEGCNLSCLVAIGRLHPHIVPQPMNGDIRVKPTEYVSRHAIDGKFVFVDQRATAILAYLPQELLGTSFYEYFHQDDIGHLAECHRQVLQTREKITTNCYKFKIKDGSFITLRSRWFSFMNPWTKEVEYIVSTNTVVSGSTLDGADPTFPQLAGSPHSMDSVLQAGDGAVKRALPTVPGIPGGTRAGAGKIGRMIAEEVMEIQRIRGSSPSSCGSSPLNFTSTPPPDTSSPGGKKIHNGGTPDIPSAGLVPGQGQDSIGYPYSDSSLLSDNSHIGIEMIDNQGSSSPSNDEAAMAVIMSLLEADAGLGGPVDFSDLPWPL; encoded by the exons ATGGCAGACCAAAGAATGGACATTTCTTCAACAATGAATGACTTCATGTCACCGGGTCCCACTGATCTGATTTCCAGCTCCTTGAGTGCCCCATGCATGGAGTACACTCGCAAGCGAAAGGGAAGCTCCACAGACTACCA ACTTGATGGCTTTTCTTTTGA GGATGGCATGGACACTGACAAGGATAAACAACTTGGACG GGAGTGCCCAGATCAGCAAGGAAGAATCAAGAATGCCAG AGAGGCCCACAGCCAAATTGAAAAGAGACGTCGAGATAAAATGAACAGTTTTATTGATGAGTTGGCCTCCTTAGTGCCTACTTGCAATGCCATGTCGAGGAAGCTGGACAAACTCACAGTGCTACGAATGGCTGTTCAGCATATGAAAACGCTAAGAG GTGCTGCAAATCCATACACAGAAGCAAACTACAAACCTGCATTCCTATCAGATGACGAACTGAAACATCTTATACTGAGG GCAGCAGATGGCTTTCTGTTTGTTGTGGGCTGTGATCGAGGGAAGATCCTGTTTGTATCAGAGTCTGTGTATAAAATTCTTAACTACAGTCAG AATGACCTGATTGGTCAGAGTTTATTCGATTACCTGCATCCTAAAGACATTGCCAAAGTAAAGGAACAGCTCTCCTCTTCAGACACTGCGCCACGGGAAAGACTCATAGATGCCAAAA CTGGCCTACCTGTGAAGACAGATATTGCACCTGGCCCGTCTAGACTGTGTTCCGGAGCAAGGCGCTCCTTTTTCTGCAGGATGAAATGCAACAAGCCTTCGGTAAAAGTGGAAGACAAGGATTTCCCATCCACGTGTTCCAAAAAGAAAG CAGACCGCAAAAGCTTTTGTACAATCCATAGCACTGGATATTTAAAAAGTTGGCCTCCTACAAAAATGGGACTGGATGAAGATAATGAGACAGACAATGAAGGCTGCAACCTCAGCTGCCTTGTAGCGATCGGACGTTTGCATCCTCATATAGTACCGCAGCCAATGAACGGGGACATCCGGGTGAAACCCACAGAGTACGTCTCGCGCCATGCCATAGATGGGAAGTTTGTGTTCGTAGATCAAAG gGCTACAGCGATCCTTGCATATTTACCCCAAGAACTTCTGGGCACATCGTTTTATGAATATTTTCATCAAGATGACATTGGACATCTTGCAGAGTGTCACAGACAAG ttctaCAGACAcgagaaaaaataacaacaaactgttacaagtttaaaataaaggaCGGGTCTTTTATCACACTGAGAAGTCGTTGGTTCAGTTTCATGAACCCTTGGACCAAAGAAGTCGAGTATATCGTTTCTACTAACACAGTTGTTTC GGGCAGCACACTTGATGGGGCAGACCCTACCTTTCCCCAGCTCGCTGGTTCCCCTCACAGTATGGACAGTGTACTTCAAGCAGGAGACG GTGCGGTAAAGAGAGCCCTTCCGACAGTCCCTGGCATTCCAGGAGGTACGCGAGCAGGAGCTGGTAAAATCGGCCGCATGATCGCTGAGGAAGTCATGGAGATACAAAG GATTAGAGGGTCTTCGCCATCCAGCTGTGGTTCCAGTCCTCTGAACTTCACCAGCACACCCCCTCCAGACACCTCCTCCCCAGGAGGCAAGAAG ATTCACAATGGTGGCACTCCAGACATTCCGTCGGCTGGGCTTGTACCTGGGCAGGGCCAGGATTCAATAGGATATCCCTATTCAGACAGCTCGCTGCTTA GTGATAACTCCCATATTGGTATAGAAATGATAGACAACCAAGGCTCCAGCAGCCCTAGCAATGATGAAGCTGCCATGGCTGTTATCATGAGTCTTTTGGAAGCAGATGCAGGATTGGGCGGTCCAGTGGATTTCAGTGACTTGCCATGGCCCTTGTGA
- the LOC117432293 gene encoding basic helix-loop-helix ARNT-like protein 1 isoform X1: MADQRMDISSTMNDFMSPGPTDLISSSLSAPCMEYTRKRKGSSTDYQLDGFSFESWGRVFIRHGCEAVWSQNHMPKLNSDSLVSTDRLMDADWEGITDYTNDRDGMDTDKDKQLGRECPDQQGRIKNAREAHSQIEKRRRDKMNSFIDELASLVPTCNAMSRKLDKLTVLRMAVQHMKTLRGAANPYTEANYKPAFLSDDELKHLILRAADGFLFVVGCDRGKILFVSESVYKILNYSQNDLIGQSLFDYLHPKDIAKVKEQLSSSDTAPRERLIDAKTGLPVKTDIAPGPSRLCSGARRSFFCRMKCNKPSVKVEDKDFPSTCSKKKADRKSFCTIHSTGYLKSWPPTKMGLDEDNETDNEGCNLSCLVAIGRLHPHIVPQPMNGDIRVKPTEYVSRHAIDGKFVFVDQRATAILAYLPQELLGTSFYEYFHQDDIGHLAECHRQVLQTREKITTNCYKFKIKDGSFITLRSRWFSFMNPWTKEVEYIVSTNTVVSGSTLDGADPTFPQLAGSPHSMDSVLQAGDGAVKRALPTVPGIPGGTRAGAGKIGRMIAEEVMEIQRIRGSSPSSCGSSPLNFTSTPPPDTSSPGGKKIHNGGTPDIPSAGLVPGQGQDSIGYPYSDSSLLSDNSHIGIEMIDNQGSSSPSNDEAAMAVIMSLLEADAGLGGPVDFSDLPWPL; encoded by the exons ATGGCAGACCAAAGAATGGACATTTCTTCAACAATGAATGACTTCATGTCACCGGGTCCCACTGATCTGATTTCCAGCTCCTTGAGTGCCCCATGCATGGAGTACACTCGCAAGCGAAAGGGAAGCTCCACAGACTACCA ACTTGATGGCTTTTCTTTTGA ATCCTGGGGACGAGTATTCATACGACACGGTTGCGAGGCAGTGTGGTCTCAAAACCACATGCCCAAGTTAAATTCTGACTCTTTAGTGAGTACAGACAGATTGATGGATGCTGATTGGGAGGGGATCACAGATTACACGAACGACAG GGATGGCATGGACACTGACAAGGATAAACAACTTGGACG GGAGTGCCCAGATCAGCAAGGAAGAATCAAGAATGCCAG AGAGGCCCACAGCCAAATTGAAAAGAGACGTCGAGATAAAATGAACAGTTTTATTGATGAGTTGGCCTCCTTAGTGCCTACTTGCAATGCCATGTCGAGGAAGCTGGACAAACTCACAGTGCTACGAATGGCTGTTCAGCATATGAAAACGCTAAGAG GTGCTGCAAATCCATACACAGAAGCAAACTACAAACCTGCATTCCTATCAGATGACGAACTGAAACATCTTATACTGAGG GCAGCAGATGGCTTTCTGTTTGTTGTGGGCTGTGATCGAGGGAAGATCCTGTTTGTATCAGAGTCTGTGTATAAAATTCTTAACTACAGTCAG AATGACCTGATTGGTCAGAGTTTATTCGATTACCTGCATCCTAAAGACATTGCCAAAGTAAAGGAACAGCTCTCCTCTTCAGACACTGCGCCACGGGAAAGACTCATAGATGCCAAAA CTGGCCTACCTGTGAAGACAGATATTGCACCTGGCCCGTCTAGACTGTGTTCCGGAGCAAGGCGCTCCTTTTTCTGCAGGATGAAATGCAACAAGCCTTCGGTAAAAGTGGAAGACAAGGATTTCCCATCCACGTGTTCCAAAAAGAAAG CAGACCGCAAAAGCTTTTGTACAATCCATAGCACTGGATATTTAAAAAGTTGGCCTCCTACAAAAATGGGACTGGATGAAGATAATGAGACAGACAATGAAGGCTGCAACCTCAGCTGCCTTGTAGCGATCGGACGTTTGCATCCTCATATAGTACCGCAGCCAATGAACGGGGACATCCGGGTGAAACCCACAGAGTACGTCTCGCGCCATGCCATAGATGGGAAGTTTGTGTTCGTAGATCAAAG gGCTACAGCGATCCTTGCATATTTACCCCAAGAACTTCTGGGCACATCGTTTTATGAATATTTTCATCAAGATGACATTGGACATCTTGCAGAGTGTCACAGACAAG ttctaCAGACAcgagaaaaaataacaacaaactgttacaagtttaaaataaaggaCGGGTCTTTTATCACACTGAGAAGTCGTTGGTTCAGTTTCATGAACCCTTGGACCAAAGAAGTCGAGTATATCGTTTCTACTAACACAGTTGTTTC GGGCAGCACACTTGATGGGGCAGACCCTACCTTTCCCCAGCTCGCTGGTTCCCCTCACAGTATGGACAGTGTACTTCAAGCAGGAGACG GTGCGGTAAAGAGAGCCCTTCCGACAGTCCCTGGCATTCCAGGAGGTACGCGAGCAGGAGCTGGTAAAATCGGCCGCATGATCGCTGAGGAAGTCATGGAGATACAAAG GATTAGAGGGTCTTCGCCATCCAGCTGTGGTTCCAGTCCTCTGAACTTCACCAGCACACCCCCTCCAGACACCTCCTCCCCAGGAGGCAAGAAG ATTCACAATGGTGGCACTCCAGACATTCCGTCGGCTGGGCTTGTACCTGGGCAGGGCCAGGATTCAATAGGATATCCCTATTCAGACAGCTCGCTGCTTA GTGATAACTCCCATATTGGTATAGAAATGATAGACAACCAAGGCTCCAGCAGCCCTAGCAATGATGAAGCTGCCATGGCTGTTATCATGAGTCTTTTGGAAGCAGATGCAGGATTGGGCGGTCCAGTGGATTTCAGTGACTTGCCATGGCCCTTGTGA